A region of the Mytilus galloprovincialis chromosome 1, xbMytGall1.hap1.1, whole genome shotgun sequence genome:
attaGATATTATTCactgaaatatttcaatttaagtatttttttagaAGATCAATAACATGTGTAATGATTACACTGTAATCTAGGCTGTAATAAAAGATTGTAAGATATGTGATCTTTGTGATCTTTGAATGTCAGTCAGCAATTCTCCTGCTTGCAATTATTTCAAGCTGTTGAAGTATTATAAAAGTTTTCATTGTAAGTTTTATCACTAATGGATAGGATTATCACACATATATGGTTGTGAATACATGTTTTGTGAAAAGTAATTTTCAACAGTATGTTTATATTTACCTTTTATTGTTTGGCtgatcattgtaaataaaaatcaatggtTTTGAATTCATGCTTTTTAACAGGTAGGCATCTGTAACAATTAGTAAATTTACTTTATAACTAAAAGTCATAAGATTGTAATATAAGTATGATCTAATGATCTACTGCAATGCCCATAATGAATTAATTCACAAAATCCAACTTAATGTATAGAAAAGAAGAAAAGATTACAATTTTGATTGTTTCATTTTAGTAATGTACCCACTATAATAAATActgtttactttttttgtttagTGTATAGTAAAGTCTTCACGTTCTAATTGTGCAGTATGTTTAGAAGATCTTCATACTTCAAGAATAGAGGCTCATATACCTCAATGTGGTCATCTCATTCACAGGTAATATAACATCACAATGTGGACATCTCATTCACAGGTAATGTAACATCACAATGTGGACATCTCATATACAGGTAATATTACTTATCACAATGTGGACATCTATTACACAGATGATATTACCTATCACAATGTTGAAATCATATAATCTTATAGGTAATATAAGTGACCTTATATGGACATTTCAACCACAGGAAAAACTACCCTTGATGGGAACATCTTATTCCCATATATATAAAACTCAATGTGGACATCTTGGTCATGTTATATAAATAGCCTCAATGTTAACTTATTCACAGATTATATTGTACTGGTCACTGATCATCTTAGTGCTGGTGCACTCAAAATTCATGAGATTAGGATTATACATTTTGGGCAGTTGTCCTGTGACTGGGCAGATATTTCTCCACAATTGGTCCATAATGGCTGATCATCCAGAGACAAATATATACAGGTTCTAAAATTGGTTATTGCTGCGACCTTAACAGAGATCAACCCAAATGTTATAATTATATTGAAGTCTACTCCAGTCTCTTACAATATATTTGATGTGGATGTGGAGTTTTAGAATGTAAATAGTCACgcaattttctgtcaatattttgaatttcCCAGAAATTATGAATTcatgtttcaattaaaaatatgaattttatagatataagtATTCTTATTTCAACAACAAGCTGTATCACTTATATAATTCTGCATAAATTCTTAAgtaataatatatcatatataataaCAACAGTCTTGATATGAGCCACTATTGTAAATGTTTTATGATTTATAAATGCAAAGTATCACCTTATAAATGTAAAATTGTGTATTTTGTAGAACGTGCTTCAGAGAGATGATAAAAACAGGGTaagtataatcatgataaaatgTATCTGAATATGTCATACATCTTAAAATGTTGTCTTGACTGCCTGTTCTATCAAAGATGATATTGAATGcattaaccctttcgccgatgagtcccggtttaccgggattcacgcttcagacagctgacgatgagtcccgttttaccgggatcggaatacctcttttatatttccctCTCAAatcagtgcaaacatgagttatctttctttgatgaatacccggatgaaagtgtaaacatggcgcttccgtttggtgaaaaccgtgtcaaaatcagacgaaatttacggaatttacgagaatttgaaatgagggaacatttttttgggaagaattgaagccaaactagtatacttttttgacataaaatgtcgttttatatacaaaacacttggaatggacatcgttcagtgtgaggaatttgtacagcctcataaaatttttaaaaattttgccgttttgggttaaaaaattacgatttggggtcttaaagcagaattttgagaatttcacctagataatgcagaaaatttgaaaatttgaatattttatgaagaaaaaattatcaaaacatgaacaaaactgtgaacatggtgttagtgaatgaaataaatacacaaataactacagacaagtttttattgacatttattatgaaggtctcccacttgagtaaaagtagccagggaagccattgtctcagagtagcttctgtctgggcagcaatcagTGAAAGGGTTAAGAAAAACAGGGGATTGAACTCAATTTGATTGAATATTAGATTGAAtatacagtagaaaaatcaataataacaaaaaaaattggGAACATTTCATTTTACTAATGAACTCAaatcattaacttttttttagactttttttgtttttccgcagaaatctacttccttcttccagTCTCCTTGTCATGAGACTTTgagtagtctagtaaaatataggaactcaaggaacacactcatgacaataccaatttcatttttaacaattctttgtctttgatatgaATAATCTTTACCTGATGATTGCGTTTTGTTGTTTACATGGAATATGatatcataacttaaataacatcACAACTAAAATCTCTAAAACACAGAATCAAAATCGGAAACGTCACGGTATTTCAGGttcttttttaacagattttgaagttaaaatatgtctgaattaaacaaaataattcatacagacttcatCCTCATTCTCAGGTAATGCCTGCTAcatattatttgttataaaaaacagcTGTAGCTGTATGAATAAACCGGTTCAGTATATCTGTTGACTAATTATTCATTGTTAtcattttatgttaattttagtAATTACGCCTGTCCAATATGTGGTGAATCAATGTTGAATATGAAAGAAATATGGGAAAATTTAGATGAAGAAGTTGCTAACTGTCAAATGCCTGATGAGTATAAGGATTATCATATACAGATTCTATGTAGAGATTGTCATAAGGTTTGTCAAATATAAATATGCATCATTATAAAAGGATGTCGAACTATCAGCTCGAAACAAAATGACATTGATGTAAGCAACTAAAGATCACTGTaaggccttaaacaatgagcaaaatacaTACACTAAAATAACATATGAGCTGcatcggatagaaatcgaccttatgcaagtggatgtacacatatacatatataagactTTGATCGATTTTGGAATATCTAAGATATAAAAGCTGCATTTTGGTCCGTTTAAAAGGGTTGTCTTCTTATAAAAACCTACTTTTGGAACAATTACAGACTTTCCGTAGAAATTATTTTAACCCAAAATGGGTTAACAGAGGTATTGATTTTcgtttgcataaggtcgatttctatccgacgcagctcatattACATTTTTTGACTTCAGAAATTGATGAGTGGATATTCTTATATTGAGAAAATTTTACCACTGTCATACATGAAATCTTATTAATGTGACGCAATATAAAGGAAAATCACAACTGAAATTACGAATGCCAGTTTTTATCATTGCCAACTTAGAACTATTGCATTTTTCTCATAAATAAAAACATCAGAATAACttctgaaattacaaaaatacttttttactttttggcgAAATACAGATCAATTTGAATTTTGATCCTTTctaatgattttgtgcagagttatggtcttTGAAATTAGAAAATTTACTCAAATGATCAGTTTTCCTCACTTTCttttgtcatgcttgaagatattgacttgatatttgatATATAGTTAACACCATGACAAGCTATAAATCAAGTTAGCCTTTATTTTAATTAACAGGAAAGTAATGTAGTTTTCCATGTATTGGGATCAAAATGTTCTGAGTGTGGCTCGTACAACACATGTAGAACAGCAGGACCAGAATCTAATAACCTAAATGTAGTATCTGGTGCTAGCAATACCAGTGAATCGAACCAGGCATCTAACAATGCACCAGAACCTGTCGCAGCTAACCAGCCATGGCTAGAGATGTTAGAATCAGAAGATACAACAGAACAAAGTGGTCAAACTTCAGATGAAAGAAAAGAGTCAAATACTACAAATGACCAAAGGTCAACCTAACTGacatataaacaattaaatttttctgttataaattttcatttctgTTACTGTAAGTTATAAAGTGGTGTCATGTGATTAGATTTACTACCCAGTGATGGAATGCAGACAATGATTTGTAATGTGATATGTTATATAGTTATTTTTCAGTCCTCAAAGTATAAAGAAAAAACCAGCTTCAACATTCATATTTTCTGTCTAAAGAACCAATAAAGCAGATTTTTGTTGTTATTCCCCTTACTTATTCTATGTGTTAAAGTATTGTATTGTTTAGTGTCCTTTTTCATGAGGAAAAAAACGCAAGACAAATATTTGTATATCGCTTACACTTGTCTTTGGGTacaatcattttaaattttttattggaAATACAATATTTGCACATTTGCAGCATTTGGGTATAAATAATCTAcattttgcatttatttattcTTATCAAGTTTCACACTAgtatattttatgttaaaattatGTAGTCTTTACATCAGGGGTATATCAATGGTATTCAAGTACATTTGGAAGAGTGCAATCTGCATTTTGAAACTTAAgtgacctttgataacttttgaattttccttcaaAATGGGCATTTAATCTGATATATAAGTAATATTTTATCTGTGTTCAGCATTTATAGTAacttgtttgtgtgtgtgttattGAATTTTAAGCTATCTGCCAAAATGCagttatcaaaattatttattttgataagcAATATGGTTTTAAAGACATGCCAAAATCATATctgttatgttttcatttttttgattgtaaataaaattgagaatggaaatggggaatgtgtcaaagagacaacaacccgaccaaataaaaaacaacagcagagggtcaccaacaggtcttcaatgtagcgagaatttcccgcacccggaggcgtccttcacctggcccctaaacaaatatatactagtctagtgataatgaacgccatactaatttccaaattgtacacaagaaactaaaattaaaataatacaagactaacaaaggccagaggctcctgacttgggacagtttTTTGTTGAATGTTTAATGATACATTCATAGTTacattaaggtttatgaccccatttgtagccatttttgtacgaattttttcaaacttcaattgtatcaaaactacaaatGTAATGAACAATAgggataggccattttgtacatataccaaggggaaacttgatgcaaagcattattatttaccgtttcattgcatttaatagaaaaagagtactttgtgacaaataaatcaagattttttatagaaaatccacagcctttaatacagagatttttttttataaaatttgaaacatatattactcacttgcttttaaGATGTGctggtgtttattttttacaaaaagttctaagcagCCTGTAatttccaaaatacctcgtgctgagtccctaaaaggtgtacttgatttggtccatattttaatttgttttaaccaatagaTACATTAATAAATTCGTTTTAAtgtttaaggaaatcaatgctagcactgcatgcaataatcttatatctatcagtcatGAAATTGCCAAATATTAGGGTACAAGGATAaatgctgtggattttctataaaatttctatatgtttagcattgaattaacacaagggtacataatccttaaagaacattttatttgtgtttacGAATTTCAAGGAGATGATAAAAGAGTCTTAATGTATCTTTTAAAATGTGTCATTTGCTTCTATAGAATATACGGTATGAAATGTTGATTTTACACAATTGATTCTGATTTATTTGAAATGTAACAATGAAGTAGTAAGTATTAGTTAAAtcatatgttataaatatttataaatttgttttgaacCTACCTCAAAGGTTCTAAAAGTGAACATTcatttataaaatgatatttaatttaaaaagtttttaacaAATGTTCTTTAATAGATATGAATGATAGAAAAACAATTGTTAATTATTTATTGTACATGGCATTAGAGATACTCTTTCAGGCATTTAACTGTTTTTTACACTGCCAACTGTCTATTGATACTGTGAATTGCTTGCCACATGgagcaaaatttataaaagtgtgATTTACAGAGATTTGATTTTAATTCATGGATTAAGAGACATTATTCTGAATGAAAAGTTTTCTTACATGTATTTATCTTTTAACCTAAATGTTTTACACTATTTGGCtttgacttatatatatatatgcttgaaGAGTAAGGTTAGCTTTTGCTTGCATTTCTAAAGAAAATTTGACTTTTAGAAAAATATGACGATATTAAAAAAGTTGATCAACTTAACATTCTAGCAAGGTGAGATATTAGAGAAATAACATGATATTCTGTCACCCAAGAGAATACTTTTTAAGAGATTGCACgataatgaattgaatttacaatatttgtatttaccttcTTAAAGTGATGTTGCTGCATGAGCTGACTTCATTTGTTATTGTGTTCCCATTGTGTACCACCCTTGTTATACTTTAAGCAAACAtagaatatttatatttatattaacattCAGGCTGCATTTAATATACTGTGTACTTCTGAAAAAAAGGAACGTGATATATTCCTGTTGTTTTAATATGGAAAATGTATCATCCTTAATCAATAAAACTTgttaaacaaattgtttaaattctTTTTCAAGCTGAAAATTCAGGAAATTAACAATGAATATGAAAGTAGTTGAACATTTTCCTGTACATGAGTTTTTGGAAGATATGAACTGTTGTTCCAAGTCTTTTATTAAGGCACCAACCTCCAAAGCAAGATGATTCACAGGTTAGCTACTTAATCTACAAATTGAATACACTGAAAATATTCTCCATATTTCTCATGTCTGTACAGTATATATGCACAAttgaattgtgaaaaaaaaatggatatattGTTGAACCAGTTAATTTAAGTAGGTAAGAATAATGATACAATAccagtatgattgacaactgc
Encoded here:
- the LOC143055465 gene encoding RING finger and CHY zinc finger domain-containing protein 1-like yields the protein MSTEEPQKPNDDLGCQHYKRKCKLLAPCCNRDYFCRICHDEKENHVLDRHSVKKVVCAKCEEVQEKHEKCTKCDIVFGKYFCSFCSLFDDEDKKQFHCQGCGLCRVGGRENFFHCETCDMCLALDLKDQHKCIVKSSRSNCAVCLEDLHTSRIEAHIPQCGHLIHRTCFREMIKTGNYACPICGESMLNMKEIWENLDEEVANCQMPDEYKDYHIQILCRDCHKESNVVFHVLGSKCSECGSYNTCRTAGPESNNLNVVSGASNTSESNQASNNAPEPVAANQPWLEMLESEDTTEQSGQTSDERKESNTTNDQRST